One Rhizoctonia solani chromosome 2, complete sequence DNA segment encodes these proteins:
- a CDS encoding Transposase family tnp2 encodes MPVPSLLHQQQSLRSLSPPWPGLLLHAPPEQFILGPDGNDSPEPPELRVRNFNQVPDCEDVALLWAQVLKTRVRVEEDSTSGPTEISVASGFVSRSDSDASAEPTEPLEGCFNAATYGLSPSELLREERRVQMVLNGSQAQSLSQHPNALFHRSWMILNRFCLTRSHASLPSLKNLCSRILALCGLKPVTYDCCKNSCICFAGPFANLQSCPECNTPRKNAAGAPQKTFTYIPLIPQLQALYCSLRMCEAMQYRHNYKRNKDTIEDYFDGNQYCELLGTYVTVDGEQKPFKFFADWREIALALSTDGMCPFKRRKNSCWPLILINLNLPPNQRTHLENLVCVGVIPGPKSPKNLGSFLWPLIDELLQLASGVSAVDVSTKQLFSLRAHLLAVFGNIPAITKLLDFVGHNGRFPCRFCLMSAIQGATAGGGTHLYCPLHRKEEPFFDPMKLPARTHQECIEQGLTVLQAQTSNAQSKLATATGVKGVSSLARLPSISIPASFPIDIMHMIFINIIPQLIDIWTGNFNNMDEGKGTYHINPILFKRIGEIVANSGSTIPTSYGCRVPDISAPSHGSATAEAWSIFGGYLGPYVLRKRFRNPKYYQHFVRLIKLVNQITSYEIKRSDIPEIRKGFIRWVKEYENYNPLTDERTILLGRCASNLKISDQLQRKICGYLVQSFGISVFEAKKAIPERVPEWRRLRISQGGDTITARGSQKIRSDARDSSFVRYELLVDKNARHRNAPVDLQPVSQYGQLQHIFQLDLKARSAANPSSKSIPLILALIHKAPVLIENTHEYKVVSYPDGQLKSGKVVDAQTIHADCEFTFPSFT; translated from the exons ATGCCAGTACCTTCACTCTTACACCAACAACA ATCACTGCGTAGTTTATCCCCTCCCTGGCCGGGCTTGCTACTACATGCGCCCCCTGAGCAATTCATCCTTGGCCCCGACGGCAACGATTCCCCAGAACCGCCAGAGCTCCGCGTCCGCAATTTCAATCAAGTGCCTGATTGTGAGGATGTTGCGTTGCTGTGGGCTCAAGTCCTCAAAACAAGAGTACGCGTAGAAGAGGACAGTACCTCAGGACCCACGGAGATATCTGTTGCTAGTGGGTTTGTATCCCGCAGCGACTCCGACGCAAGTGCCGAGCCAACAGAGCCTCTAGAAGGTTGCTTTAATGCAGCCACATATGGTTTATCGCCTAGTGAGCTCTTACGGGAGGAGCGACGTGTGCAAATGGTACTAAACG GCTCACAAGCACAATCCCTTTCACAGCATCCAAACGCCTTGTTTCATCGCAGCTGGATGATATTGAA TCGCTTCTGTCTAACTCGGAGTCACGCAAGTTTACCATCCCTCAAAAACCTTTGTTCGCGTATTCTTGCACTTTGTGGGCTGAAGCCTGTGACTTATGACTGCTGCAAGAACTCTTGCATCTGTTTTGCTGGCCCATTTGCCAATCTACAGTCATGTCCCGAGTGTAACACACCACGAAAAAATGCTGCTGGTGCGCCCCAAAAGACTTTTACCTATATCCCATTAATCCCCCAGCTGCAAGCTCTCTACTGTAGTCTCCGTATGTGCGAAGCAATGCAATACCGTCACAACTACAAGCGCAACAAGGATACAATAGAAGATTATTTTGATGGTAATCAATATTGCGAGCTACTAGGTACTTATGTCACTGTCGATGGTGAACAGAAACCGTTCAAATTTTTTGCGGACTGGCGGGAGATCGCCCTGGCCCTTTCCACAGATGGAATGTGTCCTTTCAAACGACGCAAGAACTCTTGTTGGCCTTTGATACTAATCAATCTCAACCTTCCACCCAATCAACGCACCCATCTTGAAAATCTTGTCTGCGTTGGCGTAATTCCAGGTCCAAAATCCCCCAAGAACCTGGGTTCGTTCTTGTGGCCGCTTATTGACGAGCTCCTTCAGCTTGCATCTGGTGTCTCTGCTGTTGATGTATCAACCAAGCAGCTTTTCTCTCTTCGAGCTCATCTTCTTGCTGTCTTTGGCAACATACCGGCTATCACAAAGCTACTGGACTTTGTTGGGCATAATGGGCGCTTCCCCTGCCGCTTTTGTCTTATGTCGGCTATCCAAGGTGCTACAGCTGGTGGAGGTACACACTTGTATTGCCCGCTCCATCGCAAGGAAGAGCCTTTCTTTGATCCCATGAAACTCCCTGCCCGTACGCATCAAGAGTGCATAGAACAAGGCTTAACAGTGCTTCAAGCTCAAACTTCAAATGCGCAATCAAAACTTGCTACCGCAACTGGCGTCAAGGGTGTCTCATCACTTGCCCGACTCCCATCCATAAGTATCCCCGCCTCATTCCCAATCGACATAATGCACATGATATTTATTAACATTATTCCCCAGCTTATTGACATCTGGACTGGGAACTTCAACAATATGGACGAAGGGAAAGGCACTTATCACATCAACCCTATTCTATTCAAGAGGATTGGGGAGATTGTTGCTAATTCTGGATCAACCATACCTACGTCTTATGGTTGCCGAGTGCCTGATATTTCGGCTCCGAGTCATGGAAGTGCAACTGCAGAGGCGTGGAGTATTTTTGGAGGGTATCTGGGACCATATGTCCTCCGCAAGCGATTCCGTAACCCCAAGTACTACCAACATTTTGTTCGACTTATCAAGCTTGTGAACCAAATCACCTCGTACGAGATCAAGCGCTCCGATATCCCAGAGATTCGCAAGGGGTTCATTCGCTGGGTCAAAGAATATGAAAA CTATAACCCTTTAACAGATGAGCGCACAATTCTGCTCGGGCGTTGTGCAAGCAACCTCAAGATCTCTGACCAGCTTCAGAGGAAGATATGCGGTTATCTCGTTCAGTCGTTTGGTATTTCAGTATTCGAGGCCAAGAAAGCAATCCCAGAGCGTGTGCCCGAGTGGAGAAGACTTCGTATCTCCCAGGGCGGGGATACTATCACAGCTCGGGGAAGCCAAAAGATTCGCTCTGATGCACGCGACAGTTCGTTTGTCAGA TACGAACTACTTGTAGACAAGAATGCACGGCATCGAAATGCCCCAGTAGACTTACAACCCGTTAGTCAATACGGGCAACTACAACACATTTTCCAGCTAGATTTGAAGGCCCGCTCGGCTGCAaacccatcatccaagaGTATTCCCCTTATTCTTGCACTGATTCACAAAGCGCCAGTACTCATTGAAAACACGCATGAGTACAAAGTCGTCTCATATCCAGACGGCCAGCTCAAAAGCGGCAAGGTTGTGGATGCGCAAACAATTCA TGCAGACTGCGAATTTACTTTCCCTTCATTTACGTAG
- a CDS encoding peptidase C14, whose protein sequence is MSSTPRPKRGALDSLVSKITKRPRSHTTTPEPASSSNNATQISNDLRETSQIQSATPVPRDMLTTPPSPIGTVTPASQKNTANRPRLQRVGAALKDLSQSAGVFPPLQAIITDVISCFDTLKRTQIDPVYETEYEALLQELQMLSGSLAYHVPRSNSAHMSDCTTRMKKLIAKQTEVIKKWQDQPIERNLDKAEQYQQEILRAYRGIESAFRQLQTDATLDIWSSVGEQTVNSRLDKLFPSRLAPHNSSLSTEVDRRACTKHTRAQILLELDQWSADPQKPNIYWMNGMAGTGKTTIAYTFAESLKARGLLGASFFCTRTSSECQDIGRIIPTITYQLARYSMSFQSAVVKVLGSDPDIGTRAIAEQCERLIKEPLTQVKGDIPDGLVVVIDALDECSNTNGVRTILDVIFRITPNLPIKFFVTSRPEPDIRQRIEAQSDRNRSMCVLHEIEKSLVEADIELYLRDELCNGVSEHDLIKLAKLSGNLFIYAATAIRYIRRRGTMVDEDRLEAILKSSSKSANRHADIDKLYATILDAAVHDSNLDQEEQEQTLAIVWTAICAREPIDVDTLGALTGIKAAKVQVLLQSLYSVLHVSQATKMITTLHASFPDFIFDEARSTKFYCDEAKHSQLLAERCFEVMQDQLRFNICGLETSFIPDSKVEDLEYRIAKSISPTLSYAAHHWGDHVVKSAPCEMVQKGLEEFLSYRLLFWMEVVSLKRTLDKGIVMLSALKPWLTVKDASSDLGKLLNDSWIFVSKYAAGSVSQSTPHIYISALAFCHHSSSVYKQYWGHTRGLLRLEGSAMEQSPTALLATWQMHLGAISLAFSPNGSRFAIGFEDGTVNIFHAHNGTVALGPLKGHANWVRSVAYSPDGLLLVSGSEGGTMLVRDAQTGSCIYDVIKGHESKVTSVSFSPDGKHILSRSNDQTTRMWDSGNGSLIPNSIKRHPSTVKCTAFSPDGKHIACGLLSDECPIVVYDASTRESLPFPFDAHQSPVWSIAFSPNSKHLVTGHESGDLRVWSLQDGTATHSPPKVHNNAITSIGFSPLGDKLVTGSWDRCVYIWDVEHGYSNPCLLGTHNHLVYSAAFSPDGTRVASCSKDRTVKMWNGLHPTSSHTSHSSAPTMLVWSVAISPDGSRIAAAGVDKAIYMFNTHDGTAALQPLVAHTDEINSVAFSVDGRYLASGGDDKCICLWDATSGNLLSGPLRGHEEMIWSVSFSPDSRHVVSASCDKTIRMWDVDDGTLTPTDLVGTHDKEVNSAAFSPDGKHIVSGCDDRKIRMWESQTLSLVFDPFGSRQHKEGIWSVTFSPDGRLIASGSTDGAICIFDSHSGELVLGPLKAHQNWVRSVVFTPDSNHIVSGSADRRVGVWRVEDGAPACKPLQGHQGWIYSVACSPDGACIVSGSDDATIRVWKAPGRGAVSDISQSASSTSDQRKPHSAIVGGLTIDGDGWVRNRDSQLVFWVPSDLLKLFPLLETVYTIGSEGTCRADYSQRLLLGEDWHRCFVS, encoded by the exons ATGTCTTCCACACCCCGCCCCAAACGGGGCGCGCTTGACTCTTTGGTGTCTAAAATTACAAAGCGTCCGCGATCACATACCACGACTCCGGAGCCCGCTTCAAGCTCTAATAACGCGACCCAAATCTCAAACGACCTGAGAGAAACATCTCAAATTCAATCTGCCACCCCAGTCCCTCGTGATATGTTGACCACACCTCCGTCTCCCATCGGGACAGT GACGCCAGCTTCTCAGAAAAATACAGCGAACAGACCACGCTTACAACGTGTTGGCGCGGCGCTTAAAGACTTGAGTCAAAGTGCGGGCGTATTCCCACCACTTCAAGCCATTATCACAGATGTGATATCATGTTTTGATACACTCAAG CGCACGCAGATAGACCCAGTATACGAGACGGAGTACGAAGCACTCTTACAGGAGCTCCAGATGTTAAGCGGTTCCTTAGCCTATCATGTGCCGAGGTCGAACTCTGCCCATATGTCGGACTGCACAACTAGGATGAAAAA GTTGATTGCAAAACAAACCGAAGTGATCAAGAAATGGCAAGATCAACCCATAGAACGCAACCTGGACAAGGCCGAACAATACCAGCAGGAAATCCTAAGGGCATATCGTGGAATTGAGAGTGCCTTTCGGCAGTTACAA ACCGATGCGACCCTGGATATATGGAGCAGTGTAGGAGAGCAGACTGTG AATAGCCGCCTCGATAAACTGTTCCCGTCCAGATTAGCTCCCCATAACTCCAGTCTCTCAACCGAGGTCGATCGCCGAGCCTGTACCAAACACACACGAGCCCAGATCCTGTTAGAGCTCGACCAATGGTCAGCCGATCCTCAGAAACCCAACATATACTGGATGAACGGCATGGCTGGCACAGGCAAAACAACCATCGCATACACATTTGCCGAGTCGCTCAAGGCACGAGGACTTCTTGGAGCGAGCTTTTTCTGCACGCGAACGTCCAGTGAGTGCCAGGATATAGGACGAATCATACCGACGATCACATATCAGCTTGCGCGGTACTCCATGAGCTTCCAATCAGCGGTCGTAAAGGTACTAGGCAGTGATCCTGACATCGGGACCCGGGCTATAGCGGAACAATGTGAGCGGCTGATCAAAGAGCCGTTGACGCAGGTGAAGGGCGACATACCCGATGGACTCGTGGTCGTAATCGATGCACTTGACGAATGCAGCAACACGAACGGCGTGCGAACAATCTTGGACGTAATTTTCAGAATCACTCCCAACTTGCCTATCAAGTTCTTCGTCACCAGCCGACCCGAGCCGGACATCCGCCAAAGGATCGAGGCGCAGTCCGACCGCAACCGGTCGATGTGCGTGCTACACGAGATCGAAAAGTCGCTAGTCGAAGCAGACATCGAGCTATACCTGCGTGACGAACTTTGCAACGGCGTCTCTGAGCATGATCTAATCAAACTCGCCAAGCTATCTGGAAACCTGTTCATATATGCAGCCACCGCAATTCGGTATATTCGAAGAAGAGGCACCATGGTAGATGAAGACCGGCTTGAGGCGATCCTGAAATCGTCTTCCAAATCAGCCAACCGACACGCGGACATTGACAAGCTATATGCTACGATTCTAGATGCGGCAGTCCACGACTCGAACCTGGATCAGGAGGAGCAAGAGCAGACACTGGCAATAGTTTGGACAGCAATTTGCGCACGAGAGCCGATCGACGTCGATACGCTTGGAGCTCTGACGGGGATCAAGGCGGCAAAGGTTCAAGTACTGCTCCAGTCTCTGTATTCGGTGCTGCACGTATCACAAGCGACCAAGATGATCACTACGTTGCACGCATCGTTCCCCGACTTTATATTTGACGAGGCACGGTCGACCAAGTTCTACTGCGACGAAGCAAAGCACAGTCAGCTGCTCGCCGAACGGTGCTTCGAGGTGATGCAAGACCAGCTGCGATTCAACATCTGTGGCCTAGAGACATCGTTTATACCCGATAGCAAAGTGGAAGACCTGGAATACCGGATAGCAAAGTCAATCTCGCCAACGCTGTCATACGCAGCGCACCATTGGGGAGATCATGTAGTCAAGAGCGCGCCATGTGAGATGGTGCAGAAAGGGCTGGAAGAGTTCCTGTCATACCGActgctgttctggatggaggtggtGAGCCTGAAGCGTACGCTGGACAAAGGGATAGTCATGCTGTCGGCACTTAAGCCGTGGCTGACG GTCAAAGACGCATCATCGGATCTGGGCAAGTTGCTGAACGACTCGTGGATCTTTGTATCAAAGTATGCTGCCGGATCTGTCTCGCAGTCGACGCCGCACATATACATCTCGGCATTGGCATTTTGCCATCACTCAAGCTCGGTATACAAGCAGTACTGGGGTCATACTCGGGGACTTCTGAGGCTGGAAGGGTCTGCAATGGAACAAAGTCCAACGGCGCTACTTGCGACATGGCAGATGCATTTGGGGGCCATCTCACTGGCGTTCTCTCCCAATGGGTCTCGATTTGCAATTGGATTTGAAGATGGCACAGTAAATATATTTCATGCGCACAATGGAACAGTGGCTCTTGGCCCCCTCAAAGGACACGCCAATTGGGTCAGATCCGTAGCATATTCTCCCGACGGACTGCTGcttgtctctggctctgAGGGCGGTACAATGCTTGTGCGAGACGCGCAGACCGGCAGTTGCatatatgacgtcatcaaggGGCATGAAAGCAAAGTGACGTCAGtatcgttctcacccgacggcaagCACATTCTCTCAAGGTCCAATGACCAGACAACGCGGATGTGGGACAGTGGCAACGGCAGTCTGATACccaactccatcaaacgccatCCTTCAACAGTCAAGTGCACGGCgttctctcctgatggcaagCATATCGCATGTGGCTTGTTAAGCGATGAGTGTCCCATTGTTGTTTACGACGCATCCACCCGCGAGTCTCTCCCTTTTCCATTCGATGCTCATCAATCCCCAGTGTGGTCAATCGCCTTTTCGCCAAACAGCAAGCACCTTGTCACTGGCCATGAATCCGGTGATCTGCGCGTCTGGAGTCTACAGGACGGCACCGCCACACACTCCCCACCCAAAGTACACAACAATGCAATCACATCCATTGGGTTTTCGCCACTCGGAGACAAACTCGTCACTGGCTCTTGGGATAggtgcgtgtatatatgggaTGTAGAGCACGGCTactccaacccttgcctaCTTGGCACACACAACCATTTGGTTTACTCCGctgcgttctcacccgatggCACACGAGTCGCATCATGCTCAAAAGATCGCACCGTCAAGATGTGGAATGGACTGCACCCAACATCATCTCACACCTCACACTCCAGCGCACCAACCATGCTTGTCTGGTCGGTTGCGATCTCGCCTGATGGGTCACGCATCGCCGCAGCGGGTGTTGACAAAGCGATCTACATGTTTAACACACACGATGGCACTGCCGCTCTCCAGCCACTTGTCGCACACACGGATGAGATCAACTCGGTGGCGTTCTCAGTCGACGGCAGGTACCTCGCTTCTGGTGGCGACGACAAATGCATATGTCTATGGGATGCCACAAGCGGCAATCTGCTATCCGGTCCACTTCGAGGGCATGAAGAAATGATATGGTCAGtgtcgttctcacccgataGCAGGCACGTTGTTTCTGCCTCATGTGACAAGACCATACGCATGTGGGATGTGGACGATGGGACTCTGACGCCCACAGACCTGGTTGGAACGCACGACAAGGAGGTCAACTCAGCGGCATTCTCCCCCGACGGCAAGCATATCGTTTCTGGGTGTGATGACAGGAAGATCCGGATGTGGGAGTCGCAGACGCTATCACTCGTGTTCGATCCGTTCGGGTCGCGGCAGCATAAGGAGGGTATCTGGTCGGTGAcgttctcgcctgatggcagaCTCATTGCTTCTGGGTCCACAGATGGCGCTATCTGCATCTTTGACTCGCACAGTGGCGAGTTGGTCCTCGGTCCTCTCAAGGCACATCAGAATTGGGTGAGGTCAGTTGTGTTCACACCCGACAGCAATCACATCGTATCTGGCTCGGCTGATCGAAGGGTTGGAGTGTGGAGGGTGGAAGATGGGGCTCCTGCATGTAAGCCACttcaaggacatcaaggtTGGATTTACTCGGTGGCATGTTCGCCCGACGGTGCATGTATTGTCTCAGGCTCGGATGACGCGACGATTCGAGTATGGAAGGCACCAGGAAGGGGCGCTGTATCCGACATATCCCAATCTGCCTCTTCGACCTCAGACCAGAGGAAGCCCCATAGTGCGATTGTCGGTGGACTGACGATCGATGGTGATGGGTGGGTACGCAACCGCGACTCACAGCTAGTTTTCTGGGTTCCATCTGATCTGCTCAAGCTGTTCCCTCTCCTCGAGACCGTTTACACGATCGGGTCTGAAGGCACGTGTCGAGCGGACTATAGTCAGCGTTTGCTGCTTGGGGAGGATTGGCATCGATGCTTTGTTAGCTGA
- a CDS encoding peptidase C14 produces the protein MSSSAKEKGFGPHFRHKKGELKAEFTWPSTLDISASTPSIQANTRPLRVEPAVSQIRPTTGEDALLAESSFTATSRVPRPIDYKPPALQALSSALEKLNKTAEVFPPLQAAIGGLVSCVGPQSDRNRSLCEELGDSIHKSDLRQLVRLSGSLFIDAVTAIRYIRQTGTIVDPNQLETILISSLSSGFQRLDIDELYTGARDSSLPPLHTPASNTTILWAAVHQSDRDPQKQQQMLLILWTAVCTWEPVDINILATLTGIKATKVNTLLQSLYSMLHVSQVTKMITTLHASFPDFMFDKERSAKFCCDEAKHSQLLVERCFEVMQDQLKFNIRSLETLFIPDSEVQDRWIKYPGHVKDGSFYDLIASLRCPTYPTMSVIL, from the exons ATGTCTTCCTCGGCAAAAGAGAAAGGGTTTGGCCCCCACTTCAGGCACAAGAAAGGTGAGCTTAAAGCAGAGTTCACGTGGCCCAGCACATTGGATATTTCTGCGTCTACACCCTCTATTCAGGCCAACACTCGTCCCTTACGTGTAGAACCAGCAGTCTCCCAAATACGCCCCACAACTGGTGAAGATGCCTTGCTCGCTGAAAGCTCATT CACCGCAACTTCCAGGGTACCTCGGCCTATTGACTATAAGCCCCCGGCATTACAAGCTCTGAGTAGTGCGCTAGAGAAGTTGAATAAAACAGCGGAGGTGTTCCCACCTCTGCAAGCGGCTATTGGAGGACTGGTATCCTGCGTCGGACCACAGTCTGACCGCAACCGGTCG CTTTGTGAAGAACTCGGCGACAGCATCCACAAGTCAGACCTACGCCAGCTTGTCAGGCTTTCTGGTAGCCTGTTCATAGATGCAGTCACGGCGATTCGATATATTCGACAAACAGGGACCATAGTCGACCCAAATCAACTCGAGACCATTCTCATCTCATCACTAAGCTCGGGCTTCCAACGCTTGGACATTGATGAGCTCTACACTGGAGCAAGGG ATTCATCCCTTCCACCGCTACACACCCCCGCCTCCAACACCACAATTCTTTGGGCCGCAGTGCACCAGTCCGACCGAGACCCACAAAAGCAGCAACAGATGCTACTGATACTCTGGACCGCAGTCTGCACTTGGGAGCCAGTCGATATCAATATACTGGCAACCCTGACCGGGATCAAGGCGACAAAGGTCAACACACTGCTACAGTCTCTGTACTCCATGCTGCACGTGTCGCAAGTGACCAAGATGATCACTACGCTGCACGCATCGTTTCCCGACTTTATGTTTGACAAGGAGCGGTCGGCAAAGTTCTGCTGCGACGAAGCGAAACATAGTCAACTGCTCGTCGAAAGGTGCTTCGAGGTGATGCAAGACCAACTGAAATTCAACATACGTAGTCTGGAGACATTGTTCATACCCGATAGCGAAGTGCAAGACCGATGGATAAAATATCCGGGTCATGTCAAGGATGGGAGCTTCTATGACCTGATTGCAAGCCTTCGCTGCCCAACCTACCCCACGATGAGTGTCATCCTCTGA